AAATTAAAACGCGGGCAAGTGAAGTCTGCTCTAGAATTAAATATACGTCAAAAAAATTATCGAGAATAGAAAGTGAAACAAACTCAAAGAAGATAAATAGACACGAACTAAGAACAACTATAGCAAGAGATATTAACACTCTGACCTTCATTAGAGTTGAAATAAGCAAAAGTAAAATACTTAAAGATACGCTGAAATTTATGTATGGTGGTACTGTAATAAAAGATTGAAACAAAAAAATCACTGTACTTCCCAGAAGCCATATAGCCAGGAATTCATTTCTATAGTTTTTTTTAATGTTTATACTTAAGAAAGCAGTGCAGAAAAATAAAATAGCAAAAAACTCTAGAAAAATGCCTAATATCTTTAAAAGATAGTCCATACTCCTACTCCTATTTTCTTATCTATTTTATGATGCAAAGATAACATGTTTTCAAAAATTATCCAACAATAGTTTGTAATCGTGTTTAAAGTATTCTTCAGTTATGACGTGAAAACTCCTTGATTCACATGAAAATGGACTTAATACTGCTAAGCTCTAGATATAAAGGTATCTTTGGTTTAAGTTTAGATAGAGTAAGGTTTAATCCATTTTTAAAACTACATATATTGCATAACAAGATAGAGGATGGTGTGAAATGGTCATTTCATGGATTAAATGGAAACTGATGATCAGATGGAAAGTGCAATGGAATTATATAACCTTTTTCAAAAAAATTCCCGGGGGAAAATGGTTTTGGATAGCAGCACTTTTACTAAGTATAGTTCGTTTTTTTATGATATTGTTTGGAACCTACTTCTTATTAAAGGCAACTGTATTCAATCAATACCTTCTTGATAACACTTCATCAAATAGTATTATTGTAACCACTTTAAGCCAGGCAATCTCTTACTTAAACACACATGTTGAAGTCTTATGGTCATTGTTATTTTTTATAATTTTCCTATTTTCGGTACTTTATGGAATTAGTTCTTCTAAATGGCAATTACATTCGATGGATCACGAATGGTTGGAGATTCATGCGAAAGTAAAGTCTCAGACTGCTAGATTATTTTTATACCTAGAGGCTATTGTGTGGGATGTTAAAGATTACGTATTTAGTTATGTGCCGATTATTATAGCTCTTTCATTGTTAACAGAGTTGAACATGTTGGGAGTAGTGGGGATTGTCATTTTGACTCTGTTTTTATTTATTAGTATTAGTTTACTGGCTTCAGTTCTGTATTATCATTACTTGAGTTCTCAAAAAACCAGATTTCATTTTTATTTTCGTTTGTCATTTAATCTATTGATAAGAATCGTGATAGTGACGATAGCTTTTTGGGGAGGGAAAATATTAACCCCATGGATCAAATCTTTTCCTCTTACCTCCAATAATGTTGATGTAGCTAAGTATAACAACTGGCTTAGCCAAGGAGCCGAAGTGGTCAAAGACTTGCTAACTCCGTTAACGGTAATTTTTAAATACCCAATGCTCCCTCATAATTTTTTGGCATCATTATTATTTGATGAAGTTCCCATTTTCGATGGGGTCATTTTGGTTTTAGCTTGTATTGTTTTATTTGCCTTAACGTTTACAATTACGAGATTAAAACCTAAAAACAGGTCAGAAAATTTTTATCCTTTTACTATCATTGAAAGACTTATTCCATCTAAAGTTTTTGGGGAGTCGAATTATGCTCGCATGCAAGTAAAGCATCTGTTAAGAGGAAACTATTTCTTATATCGGTTCCCTGTATTAACTGGGTCGTTTCTTTTTTGGTTTCAACTCGGTTTAATGGTTAGTTTTATGACAGGTTTGAATCCTGGAGAGAAAATCTATTATTTTATTTTATCTTTCTATTTATTCTTCTTTGTCTATTTTCATATTGCTTCAATCTTTAGTGAACTAACAGGATTTTTTTCAGTCGATAGTGAAGGGAAAAACATCATTATTTATTTATTAGCTGGAAAAACTGTATGGGAAGTATTCAAATATAAATATTTATTATTTATTATCTATACCTATCCTTTATTACTAGTGGCAGATATAACACTGATCATATTCGCCAAAATAAAGTTAGTAGAGGCTGCAGTCATTTTCGTTATTCACTGTTTGGCCTTCTTGTTTTTATCAGCTTTGTTATTTTTGCCATCAATTATTAGTCCACATTTCAACTACATTAATATTGAACAATTGGAAGACTATCCGGATCAAAATTCAATACAGGGAATTGTAAGATATTTAATCGTTGGGGTATTTATTCCAGCTTGTATGATTCCTACCGCATTTTACTTAACAGACTATATAAGTCTTTCTACTTTATTGGCAATCCAATGGGCAGAAGCTATCGTTTTATTCTTTTCACTAATATTCTTTATGTTATTTGCACGTAATAAGTTGAGAAAACTATCAAAAATCGAGCAATTATCTTTGTAAGGAGGTAGGTTTATGGAACCGTTATTATCCTTTAATCAAGTTTCAAAAACAATTGGGAATAAAAAAATATTGAAAGATATGACCTTCAACATCCCATTTGGCAAAATTATAGCGTTCTTGGGACAAAACGGTGCTGGAAAAACGACTTCTTTAAAAATTGCATCAGGTCTAATGGATATTGAATCAGGGGAAGTTCAATTCCTGGGGAAACCTATCGATAAGTCTAAAAAAGACGTCATGTTTATTCCTGATTATCCTTTTCTATATGATGAGTTAACTGGAGAAGAATACATTCGTTTTACGGCAGAACTATTCAAAATGCAAGTTAATAAAGCCATTATCGGAGAGAAAGTGAAGTATTTTGATTTGCAAGACGAAGTAGGAAAAAAAATAAAGAATTTATCATTAGGCAATAAGAAAAAATTAACACTATTGACTACATTATTAAATAACCCTAAGTTACTATTATTAGATGAATTCATTTCAGGTATTGATCCTATTAATATGAAGATAATAAAAACAATATTAAGGAATTACGTCAATGAAGGCAATTCCATTTTATTGTCTACTCACCAACTTGAGGTTGCACAAAATTTCTGCGAAAGTTTGATATTTATTAATAATGGTGAAGTTTTACAATCAAATGTTGACGTTGAAACTGTTACAAATAAAGATAATAGTCTAGAAGATTATTTTATTAGAACTTTGAGTGAAGGAGTTAACTAAATGAGTAAAAAACTTTTTATTACATCTTCTGTTGTATTTTTTTTCTTTGCAATCCCGCCACTAGTTTTTTCAATGTACAAAGGTAATTTGACGGATTCGCTAATTATTGGAATTATTTTGATCGGAATCTTATCCATTACTACTTTCGGATATATTAAAAATACTAATAAGAAATAAATTCTCAATTGAAATCGTCATAAAGAGAGCAGCACTTTTTCCTAAAGTGTTGCTCTCTTTTATTGGTTCTATTTACAAAATTTCAATTATTACCCCCGAAAAGAGCAAAAATAGTCACATTAGGTAATTAATGTTTAAATATCCCTTTTTTATAGTGTTATGAACTCATATTCGAAGCACGATTACAAAAGGAGGATTAAAAATGAGCATTGCACAAAAGGTAGCAGAAGCTCCTGAAAGAAGATAGCCTTCCTACAAGCCTTCTAGTCTATTAGAAGTACTAATTCAACCTACTGATTATTTTTCTAGTCTGAGGATAGATCGTAAAATAGGGATGAATGCATACATCATCTTGGTGTTGTATGGAATCATATCCTTTTTCCAAACGACTTTATTGAAGTCTAACGAATTTTTATTATTGTTATCCCCAGAATTGCAAAATGAAAGTACATATTTGATTTAGTATATTGGAACGAGTATTTTTTCTGTCATTCAATTGTTGTTTAGTTTATTAATAACCTTCGCAAGCTGATTAAGGTTCGAAAAGGAGGACACCCGAGCCTTCCCTATCCTCACCAAGACAGCGCTCAGACGTTTAATGGTCGCAAAAACTTCTTCATTTATAAACGAATGGTCCTAAAAAAGTGAGACGAAGAAGCTTACTATTACTTGTTGGTTAATTCTTTTTCCACTTTGGTGATCAGGTCGTTTAGTAGCTTTGTATACGTGTTTTTCACTTTTTGATAGATGAATTTTGCTTCCTCTTCGTCGTACAAATGAGACGTTTTGTTTCGATCAATCATCATGTCGATCCAGTCGTCTCCGTTTTCAATGAGTCCGTAAGAAAATGCTTCTCTAATGGTAGCACGCGGACTTCTAATTTCGCTGATCCCTGTGTATTCTAGGAACATTTTCATGGTTTTCCAACTCAGTTCAAAAGTGAATTCAAAGCGCTGGATGACGCCGTCATACACGATATCATCTGTCACGGGAATTTTCGTTGCTTCTTCTAAACGGGTTGCCGCCCGTTTGAAGTCTTCAAGCTTTTCGTACAGCCTGTCCTTGCTCATATATGATCATCCCTTCTTTGTTTATATTTGCTAACAGCTTTTCTTTTTGGAGTCGGTTCGTAAATAAGATATCGATCTTCGAGGGGGTCGTCATCTCTTCGACCGCCAGGGCGATAAGGTTTTGTTCGGTATGAGAACAGTTCACTGTTGTGATAGCAAGATCGATGTCTGAACGATCGGAGTGGTCACCACGTGCCCTAGAGCCAAACAGGACAACTCTCGTGATGGCCGTATGATTCGAACAATATGCTACGACTTCCTTAATAAACCGGTCCGATATGCCCGTTGCACGCCAGTTGGTTGTCATGTGGACTCTCCTCCTACTTTCTTGTTCTTTTATTGTATCAGGAATACGAAGGTCTTCGCACCTGTATCCGTCTAGATCTATTAGTCTTGCCTTTTCATCGAAGATAAAAACGCCACCCCTTATTTTGAAAGAGGTGACGTTTTGGGGTCTGTCTTTTCAATCCACTGGACGAAGGCATCCCCGTAAAAATGGCGATTAAACTCTTGAACACACTCGAGCAACTGAGCTCGTTTTGATTCGTCCATTTCCTGAAAATAGTTTAAGAATTGGTACTCATAAGTGGTAGAGGTATGAATTGCTTCATAACCTAACGCGGTCATACTGACATACGTTACCCTTAGATCTTCCTGGTGCTTGATTTGGCTTACCAGTCCTTTTTCTACCATTCTTTTCAGCACTTGCATGACGGTTGAGACTGATAGTAAGCATAAGTCTGATAAGCGACTCACCGTGATCTCTTCTTCTAAATAAATAATCCTTAGAAGGTGCTGTTCAGCCTTGGTGATTCCCATGTTCTGTGCCGATCTTTCCCAATCGTTTTCTAAGACTTTGTACATGGCGCGAAAGTTGTTTAATAAAAAATGCAGACGGTCTTCCAATCTATGTTCATCCTTTCAATATATGGGAATGTTCCAAGCTTATCGTATCACACATCCCCATACGTGGACTGGGTAGCAATTCCATTTTTTAAGAACGTTTTATATCATTTTTTTCTCTCGAAATAAGAGGGATAAACAAAAAGAAACCCATGTGGGTATGAGCTTCTTTGTTCTTTCTTTTACGGGGGTGAAAAGGTACTGCAGTCGAAAGAAGGGGAGAGGTTTGGTCTTGAGGTGATTCGGATTAAACAGGTGGAGAAGTGTCGATGCTTTTTGCGATCGAGACAATACGTTCAACATAATGCGACGAAGGTGGCATGAATGTAAGGCCAAGAGATTTCTTACTACTTTGTTTCTAATCAAAATTTTTGTTTATGTATTTTTGTATGTCCTCTATTACTGTTTTGGCAGCTTTGGGACTTAATATTACTTTGCCATTTGCGAGGACCAAATTGTTTGATGATATTTCACCTGTTACCTGGCAAACCTCT
Above is a window of Pseudalkalibacillus hwajinpoensis DNA encoding:
- a CDS encoding ABC transporter ATP-binding protein; its protein translation is MEPLLSFNQVSKTIGNKKILKDMTFNIPFGKIIAFLGQNGAGKTTSLKIASGLMDIESGEVQFLGKPIDKSKKDVMFIPDYPFLYDELTGEEYIRFTAELFKMQVNKAIIGEKVKYFDLQDEVGKKIKNLSLGNKKKLTLLTTLLNNPKLLLLDEFISGIDPINMKIIKTILRNYVNEGNSILLSTHQLEVAQNFCESLIFINNGEVLQSNVDVETVTNKDNSLEDYFIRTLSEGVN
- a CDS encoding nucleotidyltransferase substrate binding protein → MSKDRLYEKLEDFKRAATRLEEATKIPVTDDIVYDGVIQRFEFTFELSWKTMKMFLEYTGISEIRSPRATIREAFSYGLIENGDDWIDMMIDRNKTSHLYDEEEAKFIYQKVKNTYTKLLNDLITKVEKELTNK
- a CDS encoding nucleotidyltransferase domain-containing protein codes for the protein MTTNWRATGISDRFIKEVVAYCSNHTAITRVVLFGSRARGDHSDRSDIDLAITTVNCSHTEQNLIALAVEEMTTPSKIDILFTNRLQKEKLLANINKEGMIIYEQGQAVRKA
- a CDS encoding MarR family winged helix-turn-helix transcriptional regulator: MEDRLHFLLNNFRAMYKVLENDWERSAQNMGITKAEQHLLRIIYLEEEITVSRLSDLCLLSVSTVMQVLKRMVEKGLVSQIKHQEDLRVTYVSMTALGYEAIHTSTTYEYQFLNYFQEMDESKRAQLLECVQEFNRHFYGDAFVQWIEKTDPKTSPLSK